Proteins encoded in a region of the Candidatus Tanganyikabacteria bacterium genome:
- the lepB gene encoding signal peptidase I, translated as MPEDLDLAFGILTVASFASSFILFALIVACSTVYVWTDALARRKSWMQALVWALASAMVAPFGMFMYLAVHSREGKTGVTPPLLSTRGLIGLAIVFMALFFVVNPSIALPVTNEGASMEPTLEDGDRLIGDRISARWDRINRGDIVLLRDLDGDLLVKRIIGLPGDTIAVNRGRTLINNQPLTERYIFMPPRYYLPPLRVPDDTYYVLGDNRNISVDSHFFGPVPAGSILAKVRYRFWPLNRVSIID; from the coding sequence TTGCCCGAGGATCTCGATCTAGCATTTGGCATCCTGACCGTCGCGTCGTTTGCCTCCAGCTTCATCCTGTTCGCGCTCATCGTCGCGTGCAGCACGGTCTACGTCTGGACCGACGCCCTGGCGCGGCGGAAGTCCTGGATGCAGGCCCTGGTGTGGGCGCTGGCGAGCGCGATGGTGGCGCCTTTCGGGATGTTCATGTACCTGGCCGTGCACTCCCGCGAGGGCAAGACCGGGGTCACGCCGCCGCTCCTGTCCACCCGCGGGCTGATCGGGCTGGCGATCGTGTTCATGGCCCTGTTCTTCGTCGTCAACCCGTCGATCGCGCTGCCCGTGACCAACGAGGGCGCGAGCATGGAGCCGACGCTCGAGGACGGCGACCGCCTCATCGGCGATCGCATCTCGGCGCGCTGGGACCGCATCAACCGGGGCGACATCGTGCTCCTGCGGGATCTCGACGGCGATCTCCTGGTCAAGCGCATCATCGGCCTGCCGGGGGACACCATCGCGGTCAATCGCGGCCGCACGTTGATCAACAATCAGCCGCTCACCGAGCGCTACATCTTCATGCCGCCCCGTTATTATCTCCCCCCGCTGCGGGTGCCGGATGACACCTACTACGTCCTGGGGGATAATCGAAACATCAGCGTGGACAGCCATTTCTTCGGGCCGGTGCCCGCCGGCAGCATCCTCGCCAAGGTGCGGTACCGCTTCTGGCCGCTGAACCGGGTTTCCATCATCGACTGA
- a CDS encoding EutN/CcmL family microcompartment protein: protein MFVAEVIGTLVASTKDPALEGIKLMLVQPLDKAGRPTGQPLVATDSIGIGVGERAFCVLGREAAHALPNTFAPVDAGIVGIVDRVDV, encoded by the coding sequence ATGTTCGTCGCAGAGGTCATCGGCACGCTCGTCGCATCCACCAAGGATCCGGCCCTCGAGGGCATCAAGCTCATGCTGGTGCAGCCCCTCGACAAGGCGGGCCGGCCCACCGGCCAGCCGCTGGTCGCCACCGACTCCATCGGTATCGGCGTCGGGGAGCGGGCGTTCTGCGTCCTCGGCCGCGAGGCCGCGCATGCGCTGCCCAACACCTTCGCCCCCGTGGACGCCGGCATCGTGGGCATCGTGGACCGGGTGGACGTCTGA
- a CDS encoding EutN/CcmL family microcompartment protein has product MLIAKVVGTMNATLKHPAFEGRKILLVQPLTDDLREKGEVFLAVDTVQAGVGATVLVAREGGSARIAAGDESSPIHAAILGIVDMVGDQPVP; this is encoded by the coding sequence ATGCTGATTGCGAAGGTCGTCGGCACGATGAACGCCACGCTCAAGCACCCGGCGTTCGAGGGCCGCAAGATCCTGCTGGTGCAGCCCCTCACCGACGATCTGCGGGAGAAGGGCGAGGTCTTCCTGGCGGTCGACACGGTGCAGGCAGGCGTCGGCGCCACCGTACTGGTCGCCCGCGAGGGCGGCAGCGCCCGCATCGCGGCCGGCGACGAGAGCTCTCCCATCCACGCGGCCATCCTCGGCATCGTCGACATGGTGGGCGATCAGCCCGTCCCGTGA
- a CDS encoding BMC domain-containing protein, translated as MRLGSRDPLKPDDPKAPKPLASGIVRKTAAAPDKPAGTKPAGSAGAASGAASGPGKQTGRSAERQAPRAADRGASGAPLPAAEGSRPGLLDAGGRPALALIESASIAVGFQVADAIVKKAPVRLLRAQTASPGKFIVLFAGDVASVEEAHRAGVAACGDSLLDELLLAHAHPTVLPALEALTAQSTLDSFAVIETFTLAAAILAADSAVKAAPVALIEIRPPVGLGGKSFLTLTGGLEDLQAAVETALERIRPGGMICRHVLIPNPHGDLLPFVF; from the coding sequence GTGAGGCTGGGTTCCCGGGATCCGCTCAAGCCGGACGATCCCAAGGCTCCCAAGCCGCTGGCCAGCGGCATCGTCAGGAAGACCGCCGCGGCGCCGGACAAGCCGGCCGGTACGAAGCCTGCGGGGAGCGCCGGCGCGGCGTCGGGCGCAGCCTCGGGTCCTGGCAAGCAGACCGGCCGCAGCGCCGAGCGCCAGGCTCCCCGGGCAGCGGATCGGGGCGCATCGGGGGCGCCGTTGCCTGCCGCCGAAGGCTCTCGGCCCGGACTGCTCGATGCTGGCGGCCGGCCAGCCCTCGCACTCATCGAGTCCGCCTCGATCGCCGTGGGGTTCCAGGTGGCCGACGCGATCGTCAAGAAAGCCCCCGTGCGGCTGCTGCGGGCGCAGACCGCCAGCCCCGGCAAGTTCATCGTGCTGTTCGCCGGCGACGTGGCCAGCGTGGAGGAGGCCCACCGGGCGGGCGTCGCGGCCTGCGGCGATTCGCTCCTCGACGAGTTGCTGCTCGCCCATGCCCACCCGACGGTCCTGCCGGCCCTGGAGGCCCTCACCGCACAGAGTACCCTGGACTCCTTCGCGGTGATCGAGACGTTCACCCTGGCCGCGGCCATCCTGGCGGCCGACTCCGCCGTGAAAGCCGCTCCGGTGGCGCTCATCGAGATCCGGCCCCCGGTGGGCCTGGGCGGCAAGTCGTTCCTGACCCTCACGGGCGGCCTCGAGGATCTGCAGGCGGCGGTCGAGACCGCCTTGGAACGCATCCGGCCGGGAGGTATGATCTGCCGGCACGTCCTCATCCCCAATCCGCACGGCGACCTTCTCCCCTTTGTCTTCTAG